The following coding sequences are from one Comamonas koreensis window:
- the minD gene encoding septum site-determining protein MinD, with protein sequence MAKIVVVTSGKGGVGKTTTSASFAAGLALSGHKTAVIDFDVGLRNLDLIMGCERRVVYDLINVIQGEANLNQALIKDKQLENLYILAASQTRDKDALTQEGVEKILKDLAAMDFDFIVCDSPAGIESGALMAMHFADEALVVTNPEVSSVRDSDRILGMLNSKTKRAVDGGDPIKEHLLITRYNPNRVQDGQMLSLEDIQDILRIPLIGVIPESESVLQASNQGTPAINLNQTDVSEAYKDVVARFLGEDKPMRFTDAQKPGFFKRIFGR encoded by the coding sequence ATGGCAAAAATCGTCGTTGTAACTTCCGGCAAGGGCGGAGTTGGAAAAACTACCACCAGTGCAAGCTTTGCGGCCGGACTGGCGCTGAGCGGGCACAAGACTGCGGTGATCGACTTCGATGTCGGCCTGCGCAATCTGGACCTGATCATGGGCTGCGAGCGCCGTGTGGTCTATGACCTGATCAATGTGATCCAGGGCGAGGCCAACCTCAACCAGGCGCTGATCAAGGACAAGCAGCTCGAGAACCTCTACATCCTGGCCGCCTCGCAAACGCGCGACAAGGATGCGCTGACGCAGGAGGGGGTCGAGAAGATCCTCAAGGACCTGGCCGCGATGGACTTTGATTTCATCGTCTGCGACTCGCCCGCCGGTATCGAGAGCGGGGCGCTGATGGCCATGCACTTTGCCGACGAGGCGCTGGTGGTCACCAACCCCGAGGTCTCGTCCGTGCGTGACTCGGACCGCATTCTGGGCATGCTCAACTCCAAGACCAAGCGCGCCGTCGATGGCGGCGATCCGATCAAGGAGCATTTGCTGATCACCCGCTACAACCCCAACCGGGTGCAGGACGGCCAGATGCTGTCGCTGGAAGATATCCAGGACATTCTGCGCATTCCGCTGATTGGTGTGATTCCCGAGTCGGAGTCGGTGCTGCAGGCGTCCAACCAGGGCACGCCTGCGATCAACCTGAACCAGACCGATGTGTCCGAAGCCTACAAGGATGTGGTGGCACGCTTTTTGGGTGAAGACAAGCCGATGCGCTTTACCGATGCGCAAAAGCCTGGTTTCTTCAAACGCATTTTTGGGAGGTAA
- the minC gene encoding septum site-determining protein MinC, with product MSGETTQRSGFDMKSAQLPVVAFALRSADLEQLAQEFAERFGSDSAFFDHDPVLVDLAQLREADEDIDFAALVALLRQYRTTPVAVRGGSEAQMARAYAAGLIAAPEAPPARKAAEPEVREVEVEVIKEVQLPAKATMRVDKPMRSGQQVYAAGSDVIVNAIVSYGAEVIADGNVHVYGPLRGRAVAGARGDKSARIYCTCFEPQLVSIAGIYRTVESDWPAELSGKAAVVRLEGEKLLIEPL from the coding sequence ATGTCAGGTGAAACGACCCAGCGCAGCGGTTTCGATATGAAAAGCGCCCAGTTGCCGGTGGTTGCGTTCGCACTGCGTTCGGCCGACCTGGAGCAGTTGGCGCAGGAGTTTGCCGAGCGTTTTGGCAGCGACTCCGCCTTCTTCGACCACGACCCGGTGCTGGTCGATCTGGCGCAGCTGCGCGAGGCCGATGAGGACATCGACTTTGCTGCCCTGGTGGCCTTGCTGCGCCAGTACCGCACCACACCGGTGGCGGTGCGCGGCGGCAGCGAGGCGCAGATGGCCCGCGCCTATGCGGCGGGGCTGATCGCCGCGCCCGAGGCGCCACCTGCGCGCAAGGCGGCTGAGCCCGAAGTGCGCGAGGTCGAAGTCGAGGTCATCAAGGAAGTGCAGCTGCCGGCCAAGGCGACCATGCGGGTCGACAAACCGATGCGCTCGGGCCAGCAGGTCTATGCGGCGGGCAGCGATGTGATCGTCAACGCCATCGTCAGCTACGGCGCCGAGGTGATTGCCGATGGCAACGTCCATGTCTACGGGCCCTTGCGGGGCCGGGCCGTGGCCGGCGCCCGGGGGGATAAGAGTGCACGTATTTATTGCACCTGTTTTGAGCCGCAGCTGGTGTCCATCGCGGGCATCTACCGCACGGTCGAGTCGGATTGGCCCGCCGAGCTGTCGGGCAAGGCAGCCGTGGTGCGGCTTGAAGGTGAGAAACTGTTGATCGAGCCGCTGTGA
- a CDS encoding zinc ribbon domain-containing protein, with product MNCVQCGEALAASAKFCRKCGCKVQSAAAPEAVASPRSAPAAPVAAYATCPDCGALCKGQALFCKQCGCRFEETPGFEDTAPYWDAPLSVAEEKAILVFGNVQDSSLPPSSLPPGERIQTSAAMVIGGASASPAAAVPAPALREPEVPLWETDAAAKRAPPVAADPPLRPRASAQLRNPMPEAPPPPSGQGLRIVLALLGIAVLAGGGAWWWTSQQGRPAGGAVAAPSVSAPAAPAQPVAADAAVPVESAAPAMVATDAALAPNETLLAPAPAEDAAAAAVAVEEAPAPAPAPARPAVRKPVRKQTLDDLLN from the coding sequence ATGAACTGTGTGCAATGTGGCGAGGCATTGGCCGCCAGCGCTAAATTCTGTCGAAAATGCGGCTGCAAGGTGCAGAGCGCAGCGGCGCCCGAGGCCGTAGCCAGCCCCCGCAGTGCGCCGGCTGCGCCGGTGGCCGCCTACGCCACCTGCCCCGATTGCGGCGCGCTGTGCAAGGGCCAGGCGCTGTTTTGCAAGCAATGCGGATGCCGGTTTGAAGAGACGCCTGGTTTTGAGGACACGGCTCCCTACTGGGACGCCCCGCTGAGCGTGGCCGAAGAAAAGGCCATTCTGGTCTTTGGCAATGTGCAGGACAGCTCCCTGCCGCCCTCCAGCTTGCCGCCCGGCGAGCGCATCCAGACCAGCGCTGCGATGGTGATTGGCGGCGCGTCGGCGAGCCCGGCAGCGGCCGTGCCGGCGCCCGCGTTGCGCGAGCCCGAGGTGCCCTTGTGGGAGACCGATGCCGCTGCCAAGCGTGCCCCTCCCGTCGCAGCAGACCCCCCTCTGCGGCCACGCGCCAGCGCGCAGCTGCGCAACCCCATGCCTGAAGCCCCGCCGCCTCCCAGCGGGCAGGGGCTGCGCATCGTGCTGGCGCTGCTGGGCATTGCCGTGTTGGCCGGTGGCGGTGCCTGGTGGTGGACGAGCCAGCAAGGGCGCCCGGCCGGTGGCGCGGTGGCTGCGCCCAGTGTCTCCGCACCGGCAGCGCCCGCCCAGCCCGTGGCCGCTGATGCCGCCGTGCCGGTAGAGTCCGCAGCGCCTGCGATGGTCGCGACCGATGCCGCACTCGCCCCCAATGAAACGCTGCTGGCGCCAGCGCCCGCCGAGGATGCTGCGGCCGCAGCCGTGGCGGTGGAGGAAGCGCCCGCCCCGGCACCTGCACCGGCCCGCCCGGCGGTGCGCAAGCCGGTGCGCAAACAGACTTTGGATGATTTGCTCAATTGA
- a CDS encoding solute carrier family 23 protein encodes MSDSFLPRWREVRPGADDVVAPDERLPWPQTSIMGVQHVIAMFGSTILAPILMGFDPNVAILMSGVGTLIFFLITGGRVPSYLGSSFAFIGVVIAATGYAGSGPNANIGMALGGIIACGLLYTLIGFIVQAVGTGWIERFMPPVVTGAIVAVIGLNLATVPVKNMASNNFESWMQAMTFVCVGMVAVLTRGMVQRLLILVGLIAAAVLYAILTNGMGLGKPVDLSGLATAAWIGMPNFSAPQFSPQAMVLIAPIVIILVAENLGHIKAVTAMTGRNLDQYMGRAFIGDGVATMVSGGVGGTGVTTYAENIGVMAATRIYSTAVFMVAGLIALLLGFSPKFGALIQAIPLPVMGGVSIVVFGLIAVAGAKIWVENKVDFSQNKNLIVAAITLIIGTGDFTLKFGSFALGGIGTATFGAIILYQLLNRSDKR; translated from the coding sequence ATGTCTGATTCCTTCCTTCCCCGCTGGCGCGAAGTGCGCCCGGGTGCTGATGATGTTGTCGCGCCCGATGAGCGCCTGCCCTGGCCACAAACCTCGATCATGGGGGTGCAGCATGTCATCGCCATGTTTGGCTCGACCATTTTGGCGCCCATTCTGATGGGTTTTGATCCCAATGTCGCCATTTTGATGAGTGGCGTCGGCACTTTGATCTTCTTTTTGATCACCGGCGGGCGCGTGCCCAGCTACCTGGGATCGAGCTTTGCGTTCATCGGCGTGGTGATTGCCGCCACCGGCTACGCCGGCTCCGGGCCCAATGCCAACATCGGCATGGCGCTGGGCGGCATCATCGCCTGTGGCCTGCTCTACACCTTGATCGGTTTTATCGTGCAGGCGGTGGGCACGGGCTGGATCGAGCGCTTCATGCCACCGGTGGTGACGGGCGCGATCGTGGCCGTGATCGGCCTGAACCTGGCCACGGTTCCCGTCAAGAACATGGCCAGCAACAACTTCGAGAGCTGGATGCAGGCGATGACCTTTGTCTGCGTTGGCATGGTGGCCGTGCTTACCCGGGGCATGGTGCAGCGCCTGCTGATCCTGGTGGGCCTGATTGCCGCAGCTGTCCTCTACGCCATCCTGACCAATGGCATGGGCCTGGGCAAGCCGGTGGATCTGTCGGGCCTGGCCACGGCCGCCTGGATTGGCATGCCCAATTTCTCGGCACCCCAGTTCAGCCCCCAGGCGATGGTGCTGATCGCCCCGATCGTGATCATCCTCGTGGCCGAGAACCTGGGCCACATCAAGGCTGTGACAGCCATGACCGGCCGCAACCTGGACCAGTACATGGGCCGGGCCTTCATCGGTGACGGCGTGGCCACGATGGTCAGCGGCGGCGTGGGCGGCACGGGCGTGACCACCTATGCAGAAAACATCGGCGTGATGGCGGCCACCCGCATCTACTCCACCGCGGTGTTCATGGTCGCTGGCCTCATCGCGCTGCTGCTGGGCTTCTCGCCCAAGTTCGGCGCGCTGATCCAGGCCATTCCACTGCCCGTCATGGGCGGCGTATCCATCGTGGTGTTCGGCCTGATTGCAGTGGCCGGCGCCAAGATCTGGGTGGAAAACAAGGTGGATTTCTCGCAGAACAAGAACCTGATCGTTGCGGCGATCACCTTGATCATCGGCACCGGCGACTTCACCTTGAAGTTCGGCAGCTTTGCGCTGGGCGGCATCGGGACCGCGACCTTCGGCGCGATCATCCTCTACCAACTGCTCAACCGCAGCGACAAGCGCTGA
- a CDS encoding acetyl-CoA hydrolase/transferase family protein, which yields MSLNDRVRCSALHSRIMSAADAAALIPAGANVGMSGFTGAGYPKALPQAIAAHAKSEHAAGRPYKINVWTGASTAAECDGVLAEAAAIGQRLPFNTDPIARKSINAGDIDFIDMHLSHVAQHAWFGFLGHMHVAVVEVLGITADGLLIPSTAVGNNKTWLEIADKVILEVNTKPPAKMEGMHDIYYGTAIPPRRVPIRMTHADDRIGEGYLKVDLDKVVAVVETHKGDRDNVFAAPDANSNTIAASIIDFLSHEMKMGRLPQEMLPIQSGVGNVANAVLAGLLTGPFDNLLGFTEVLQDGMLDLLRTGKMARASATSISLSAAAYRDFEENIDFYRERIILRPQEISNHPELVRRLGVIAMNSMIEADIYGNINSTHVMGSSMMNGIGGSGDFARNGYLSFFVTPSVAKNGHISCIVPMCSHMDHTEHDTQIIVTEQGLADLRGLSPRQRAKLIIERCAHPDFRPMLQDYVDRAMHQSAGLHTPHILTEALSWHQRYLDTGSMKTA from the coding sequence ATGTCGTTGAATGACCGTGTGCGCTGCAGCGCGCTGCACTCCCGCATCATGTCCGCCGCCGACGCGGCTGCCCTGATCCCTGCTGGCGCCAATGTGGGCATGAGCGGCTTCACCGGCGCAGGCTACCCCAAGGCCCTGCCCCAGGCCATCGCAGCCCATGCCAAGTCCGAGCATGCCGCCGGCCGGCCCTACAAGATCAATGTCTGGACGGGCGCCTCCACCGCTGCCGAATGCGACGGCGTGCTGGCCGAGGCCGCTGCCATCGGCCAGCGCCTGCCCTTCAACACCGACCCGATCGCGCGCAAGTCCATCAATGCCGGGGACATCGACTTCATCGACATGCACCTGTCCCACGTCGCCCAGCATGCCTGGTTCGGCTTTCTGGGCCACATGCATGTGGCGGTGGTCGAAGTACTGGGCATCACCGCCGATGGCCTGCTGATCCCGTCGACTGCCGTTGGCAACAACAAGACCTGGCTGGAGATTGCCGACAAGGTGATCCTGGAGGTGAACACCAAGCCTCCCGCCAAGATGGAAGGCATGCACGACATCTACTACGGCACCGCCATCCCGCCGCGCCGCGTGCCCATCCGCATGACCCACGCCGATGACCGCATTGGCGAGGGCTACCTGAAGGTGGACCTGGACAAGGTCGTCGCCGTCGTCGAGACCCACAAGGGTGACCGCGACAATGTGTTTGCCGCCCCGGACGCCAACTCCAACACCATTGCCGCCTCCATCATCGACTTTCTCTCGCACGAGATGAAGATGGGGCGCCTGCCCCAGGAGATGCTGCCCATCCAGTCGGGCGTGGGCAATGTGGCCAATGCCGTGCTGGCCGGCCTGCTCACCGGCCCCTTCGACAACCTGCTGGGCTTTACCGAGGTGCTGCAGGACGGCATGCTGGACCTGCTGCGCACGGGCAAGATGGCGCGCGCCTCGGCCACCTCCATCTCGCTGTCGGCAGCTGCCTACCGCGATTTCGAGGAGAACATCGACTTCTACCGCGAACGCATCATCCTGCGCCCGCAGGAGATCTCCAACCACCCAGAGCTGGTGCGCCGCCTGGGCGTGATCGCGATGAACTCGATGATCGAGGCTGACATCTACGGCAACATCAACTCCACCCATGTGATGGGCTCGAGCATGATGAACGGCATTGGCGGCAGCGGCGACTTTGCGCGCAACGGCTACCTGTCCTTCTTCGTCACGCCCTCGGTGGCCAAGAACGGCCATATCTCCTGCATCGTGCCGATGTGCTCGCATATGGACCATACCGAGCACGACACGCAGATCATCGTCACCGAGCAGGGCCTGGCCGACCTGCGCGGCCTCTCGCCCAGGCAGCGCGCCAAGCTCATCATCGAGCGCTGCGCGCACCCGGACTTCCGCCCCATGCTGCAGGACTATGTGGACCGCGCGATGCACCAGTCGGCCGGCCTGCACACGCCCCACATCCTGACCGAGGCGCTGTCCTGGCACCAGCGTTACCTCGATACCGGCTCGATGAAGACCGCCTGA
- a CDS encoding MFS transporter: MDTLEQRTISKISWRLLPLLMVCYFIAYLDRVNIGFAGASMSKDLGFSAAVFGSAAGIFFLSYFLCEVPSNLALEKFGARKWIARIMFSWGVLSAAQAWVGGATSFNIVRFLLGIAEAGFFPGVIFYITLWFPAAYRARIVGWFMFAIPISTVIGAPISGFILDMDGMGGMHGWQWLFILEALPAIFLTFVVLFYLPDGPQDAKWLSDEERAWLAQTLTAERQNRESIHKISWKQTLLNPKVIALGFVYMGITVPLYGLGFFLPQIIKGFGGLSNVQVGFINAFPYLVGAIAMIFWTRGSDRMKERKWFVLIPLACIVAGLLIAANTAAPVPKMAAVTLAAFGIFSALPTFWTLPTAFLSGTAAAAGIAWINSIGNLGGYIGPTIFGTLKDKMGNDVYAVMFLASLAVVAFALVFFMRHDTRAEGFDVKAQAH, translated from the coding sequence ATGGACACCCTGGAACAGCGCACCATCTCCAAGATCAGCTGGCGGCTCTTGCCGCTGCTGATGGTCTGCTACTTCATCGCCTACCTCGACCGCGTCAATATCGGCTTTGCCGGGGCCAGCATGTCCAAGGACCTGGGGTTCTCGGCAGCGGTCTTTGGCAGCGCGGCCGGTATCTTCTTTCTGTCGTACTTTCTCTGTGAAGTGCCCAGCAACCTGGCGCTGGAGAAGTTTGGCGCGCGCAAATGGATTGCCCGCATCATGTTCAGCTGGGGCGTGCTGTCGGCCGCGCAGGCCTGGGTCGGCGGCGCCACCAGCTTCAACATCGTGCGCTTTTTGCTGGGGATTGCCGAGGCGGGCTTTTTCCCCGGCGTGATCTTCTATATCACCTTGTGGTTCCCGGCCGCCTACCGGGCGCGCATTGTGGGCTGGTTCATGTTTGCCATCCCCATCTCCACAGTGATCGGCGCGCCCATCTCCGGCTTTATCCTCGACATGGACGGCATGGGCGGCATGCACGGCTGGCAGTGGCTGTTCATCCTCGAAGCGCTGCCCGCGATCTTCCTGACCTTTGTCGTGCTGTTCTACCTGCCCGATGGCCCGCAGGATGCCAAGTGGCTGAGCGACGAAGAGCGCGCCTGGCTGGCCCAGACCCTGACGGCCGAGCGCCAGAACCGCGAATCCATCCACAAGATCTCCTGGAAGCAGACCCTGCTCAACCCCAAGGTGATCGCGCTGGGCTTTGTCTACATGGGCATCACCGTGCCGCTCTACGGCCTGGGCTTTTTCCTGCCGCAGATCATCAAGGGCTTTGGTGGCCTGTCCAATGTGCAGGTGGGCTTTATCAACGCCTTCCCCTACCTGGTCGGCGCGATCGCGATGATCTTCTGGACGCGCGGCTCCGACCGCATGAAGGAGCGCAAATGGTTTGTGCTGATTCCGCTGGCCTGCATCGTCGCCGGCCTGCTGATCGCCGCCAACACCGCCGCACCGGTGCCCAAGATGGCGGCGGTGACCCTGGCTGCCTTTGGCATCTTCAGCGCGCTGCCCACCTTCTGGACCCTGCCCACCGCCTTTTTGAGCGGCACCGCAGCCGCTGCGGGCATCGCCTGGATCAACTCCATCGGCAACCTGGGCGGCTACATCGGCCCCACGATCTTCGGCACCTTGAAGGACAAGATGGGCAACGATGTCTACGCCGTCATGTTCCTGGCATCGCTGGCGGTCGTCGCGTTTGCACTGGTGTTCTTCATGCGCCATGACACCCGCGCCGAAGGCTTTGATGTGAAGGCCCAGGCCCACTAG